AGCCCATGCTAATGCGCGGCTCAAGATCACGAGCAGGGGCAGGTCTTGAACCCCAATGAACTACTGATTCATTCCAAAATAAAATATCACCTGGCTTCGCTGGCAGTGCACGAATATCAGGACGCCTGAACAACCAAGAACAATCTTCCTCTGTATTATAAGTGGGGTCTCTATTTGCTGGCACCAAATAAATACAACTATTGAGTGGTGTTGATTCAGTCAGAGGAATCCAAAACGAAAGTATCTTGGGACTGCCATCTTCATAAAGTGCCTTCTTACCTTTGTCACGATGCGGTCCATAGAAACCAGAATAAAGTGAACGAGTCATTAATTCTTTATCAGGTTCCCCCAATAGCTCTAATTCTTTTTTAGCGTCCACATGCCAAATCCATAAAGTCGGCATTAAACAAGATCCCTCTCCCAAAAAATCTTCAACCACTTGAGCAAGCCTTGCTTGAAAATACCAAAACTCATCATAAACAAAGGCAAAGACTGCTGGTAAGTTAGCAGTATGCATTTTCATTAAGAGTTTTACAAACTGTTTAAAATCAAAATCTAATTCTTGAGATAAGTGCGCATAGCCTTCTAGGTCAAATAGCCTAGAATATTCTTGTTTATCTTCGTTAGTTAATTTCAACAAAGGCACTTCTATTATTTGGTTCTCAGCGACAATAGACAAATCATTGGCAAAATCTTGCCAAAAATCCTTTGAATTCAAGTTATCTAGCTTGAGTAAATCAACCACTTAGATAGTTTAACCCAAATTTATAGATCTTTAACTTCTGGGTATAATGAAGAAAGCGAAGATGAGCAGCAGAAGTAATAGATTAAAGAAATGCGAGATGTGTGAAAAATTAATTTCAAGCACTGAGGCTCATCCTGTTTGCATGGACTGCAGTGATCATGACTCTGAATTGTTTGAAAGAACCAAAAATCTACTTAAATATGGAGAACAAATCTCCGCTGCAGAATTAGCTGCTAGATCAGGCATAGAAAAAAAACATATCGAGCGCTGGGTCAACACTGGACGACTGAGCAGTGCTAGGCACGACTAAATTCACTGAGCCTGAAACAATTTGATAAATTCTGAATAACCTTCTTGTTCAAGCTTATCTGCTGGAATAAATCTCAATGCCGCTGAGTTGATGCAATATCTTTTACCAGTGGGTCCCGGACCATCATCAAATACATGACCTAGATGTGAATCACCTTGTTGTGACCGAACCTCGGTTCTAGTCATAAACATTTTAGTATCCTTATTATAAATAAGGGTTTGGTCCTGTATAGATTGCGTAAATGAAGGCCAACCAGAACCAGAATCAAATTTATCAGATGAACTAAAAAGAGGCTCACCAGTAACTACATCAACATAGATACCAGGTTTTTTATTATCCCAATACTCATTGTCAAAAGGTCTTTCCGTGGCATCTTCTTGAGTTACTTTGTACTGCAAGTCTGTAAGCTTCTTTTTGATCTCAGAGCGATCAAGCTTTATAGAACAAGTCTTAGAGGACTGCTCAATATCTTCTTTCGCAAAACCAAAGATCTTAGTTAAAGTACCCCAGGTTGATTCAATAAACTTGCTACGTCCAGAACCAGCCCGATATAAATTATAATGAACCGGATTCTTTTTAGAGTAGTCTTGATGATATTCTTCAGCGGGATAAAATGTTGTGTAAGCAATCACAGGTACTTTAATATCCTTATCAAAAATCCCTGATGCTTGAACTAACTGTTTAGATTTTTCTGCTGCAATTTTTTGCGCATCATCATGAAAGAAAATCGCTGGACGATATTGAAGACCACGATCAGCAAACTGTCCCTTGTCATCGGTTGGATCAATCTCTTTCCAAAAGCTATCTAACAATCTTTCATATTTAATTTGTTCAGGATCATAACTAATTTGAATCGCTTCATAATGATCAGTCAGTCCACTACTGACGGCTTGATAATTTGCTGTTTCCGCTGTTCCACCAATATAACCCGACAAAACTGATTTGACACCAGGCAATTTGGCAAAAGTGCTTTCAACACACCAAAAACAACCGCCAGCAAAACTGGCTTTCTTTAATTCTTTTGCGTTTACAGAATTCATAATAAACAGTACTAGTATAAGGATTAGCCTAAACAAGATGGTCAAATTATAGCAAGTAAAACTATTCAGAATTATCTAGAGCCACTAATCTGCATACTAGGCATGGGAATTATATATAAAGGTGCAATTCCTCATAATATCCAGGGAACCACAGTTAACTATATATAGTCTTATAAACTACAGGTCCGTTTACGGAAGGATCAAAGGTGACCATAAAAAAAGAGGTAAAAAATGGATGAAATTATGACTCGACTACAAGAGGTATGTCAATCGACAGCCGCTGGTGTAGTTGAACCAATCAAGGCTTATGTGCCAAATTTGCTGACAGCAATAGGAATTCTAATTATAGGATGGCTAGCTGCTGTAATCATATCTAACTTTATTGCTTGGGCAGTTGCTAAAACTAAATTAGATAATTTATTAGCAAAATCGCTTGGCATTGAAAATGGAGGGAAGAATAGCCCTATTGCAGATAGTACCAAAACTATTGCTTACTATTTAATTATGCTACTTGCGTTAGTAGAGTTTTTCAAAAAACTAGATCTTGTATTAGTTACACAACCACTAAGCGAAATGGTAAATCATTTATTTGATTTTGCACCAAATTTACTTGGAGCAATTGGTTTACTTGTTGTTGCATGGTTACTTGCTACTCTTACACAGAAATTAATTTCTAGTATCCTTGACGCAATCAAGTTTGACGAACTGCTTTCTGCAAAAGCAGGCAAACAATCAATTCACTTAAGCAGTTCAATATCTTCAACCGCTTACTGGTTAGTAATGCTTTTGATCTTACCAAGTGTACTTAGTTCATTACAACTTACTGATGCTGTAGCTCCCTTGAACAATATGTTTAGTGAACTACTTGGACATCTTCCAAACATACTTAGCGCGACAATTATTCTTGTGGTAGGTTGGTTCCTAGCAAGAGTGATCCAACGTGTTGTAACTAACTTACTATCAAGTATTGGTGCTGATAACTTAATAAATACTCTTAGTTTGACATCAATCTTTGGTAAAACAAAACTGTCTGAAGTTCTTGGGATGATAACTTATGTATTTGTATTATTCCCTGTACTTATTTCTGCATTAGACGCTCTATCTTTAGAAGCTGTTGTTGGACCTGCTACTGAAATGCTTAGCAAAATCTTTAGCGCTGTTCCACTTATATTTGCAGCTTTAATCATGTTAGCTATCGCTGTTATCGTTGGACGTTTCGCTTCAAACCTAGTTGGTAATTTATTACAATCAATTGGTTTTGATGATGTGATGTCATGGCTTGGTGTTGGACATAGTGCTCCTAAGAGTGACGGTTCTAGACCATCAGTGCTTGTTAGCAAACTTGTACTTGCAACAATCGTTCTTTTTGCAAGTGTTGAAGCATTCAATATGCTTGGACTTACTGCAATCAGTGGCATGCTTCAACAATTCATCGTCTTCGGTGGTCAAATCATCTTGGGTATCGTGATCCTAGCTGTTGGATTTATTCTTTCCAATCTTGCTAGTAAAGCAATCACAGATGCTGCTACTACTCATGGTGAATTACTTGCAAGCATCGCCAGAATTGCGATTCTTGTACTTGCTTCAGCAATGGGCTTAAGACAAATGGGTCTAGCAACAGACATTATCAACATGGCGTTCGGTATCCTATTTGGTGCTGTTGCAGTTGCTATTGCGCTTGCCTTCGGACTTGGTTGTAAAGAAATTGCAAGCAAGGAAGTTGAGACATGGCTCAAATCTATTAAATAGATTGTATCAATAAATAAATGTCACGTCGTAGTATAACGAAGACGGAAAAGACCTCGCAAATGCGGGGTCTTTTTTTTCGTCTTCGCTTTGCTACGACGCAATCCAGGGTTCATGCTACCCTAAACTATATGTTACTTTTAGAGGAAATCGAATCTAAGGAATTCTGGAAAGGCTTTGATCAAGACTTCCATATAGAAGAACTCGAGGCTGCAACTGCCGCTCAAATTGACTCACTAGAAAGCTCTAAAGAAGTTCTCAAGAAAGAGGGCTACTATCATTATCAAGAAGCTGGACTACAGTTCAACTACACTGGAGCTTGCACTTTGATCAAAGCTCTAGTACAAATGAAATTACCACCTATCTTTGTACTGGTCTATGATGAGTTTTGGCAATTACAAAACCAGCTAGGCAATATTGTTTCTAATATTCTTGGTAAAGATGCAAAGCTGATTCCAGCAATTTGGGCTTGGTGCGTGGAGACTAACTCTGAGAACATCGAAAGGCATGAGAATAATGCAGAGTACAATAGATCTATCTACTCGTCTTTCATAGAACCTCACCGGGACAAAGGTAAAATATCTCTCAACCCTGATGGCTCAGCAAAATCACTCACCACCTGGATTCCACTCAACGAAGCTAATCCTCTAAATAGCTGCATTCACCTTGTACCTGCTCACAAAGATAGAAACTATAATACTGAGACTCAAGACAACTGGAACTTTAACTTTGCTGACATTAGAGCCTTACCAGCTAAGCCTGGTGATGTTTTAATATGGAATCAAGCCGTCTTGCATTGGGGCTCCATGCCTGCAGCAAGAGATGGTCAGGAGCCACGTATCAGCATTGGTTTTGATTATGTAGCTAAGCCTGAAGGAGTGAACTATCCAATTGATTATATGCCTAGTTTTGAAGAGCGCCGCTATCTAATTGCCGTGCAAATTATGCAGTATATTCATAAGATGGAGACTAATGAAGCTATTGTTGAGTTTATTAAAAAGTATCGTCTTTGCGAGGAGCATTAGCGACGTGGCAATCTAATGCAAGGATTCAAAATATTTCAAGAAACCCTGCATTAGGTTGCTTCGCTAACGCTCGCAATGACGATTAT
The Cyanobacteriota bacterium genome window above contains:
- a CDS encoding phytanoyl-CoA dioxygenase family protein; its protein translation is MVDLLKLDNLNSKDFWQDFANDLSIVAENQIIEVPLLKLTNEDKQEYSRLFDLEGYAHLSQELDFDFKQFVKLLMKMHTANLPAVFAFVYDEFWYFQARLAQVVEDFLGEGSCLMPTLWIWHVDAKKELELLGEPDKELMTRSLYSGFYGPHRDKGKKALYEDGSPKILSFWIPLTESTPLNSCIYLVPANRDPTYNTEEDCSWLFRRPDIRALPAKPGDILFWNESVVHWGSRPAPARDLEPRISMGFEYVCKEYVTKCNPTYQLNYIPSFKERLEIIALQFKLYVTDDDFPPILVDFIKSNSRLLKEGREEF
- a CDS encoding mechanosensitive ion channel, with translation MTRLQEVCQSTAAGVVEPIKAYVPNLLTAIGILIIGWLAAVIISNFIAWAVAKTKLDNLLAKSLGIENGGKNSPIADSTKTIAYYLIMLLALVEFFKKLDLVLVTQPLSEMVNHLFDFAPNLLGAIGLLVVAWLLATLTQKLISSILDAIKFDELLSAKAGKQSIHLSSSISSTAYWLVMLLILPSVLSSLQLTDAVAPLNNMFSELLGHLPNILSATIILVVGWFLARVIQRVVTNLLSSIGADNLINTLSLTSIFGKTKLSEVLGMITYVFVLFPVLISALDALSLEAVVGPATEMLSKIFSAVPLIFAALIMLAIAVIVGRFASNLVGNLLQSIGFDDVMSWLGVGHSAPKSDGSRPSVLVSKLVLATIVLFASVEAFNMLGLTAISGMLQQFIVFGGQIILGIVILAVGFILSNLASKAITDAATTHGELLASIARIAILVLASAMGLRQMGLATDIINMAFGILFGAVAVAIALAFGLGCKEIASKEVETWLKSIK
- the msrB gene encoding peptide-methionine (R)-S-oxide reductase MsrB, encoding MNSVNAKELKKASFAGGCFWCVESTFAKLPGVKSVLSGYIGGTAETANYQAVSSGLTDHYEAIQISYDPEQIKYERLLDSFWKEIDPTDDKGQFADRGLQYRPAIFFHDDAQKIAAEKSKQLVQASGIFDKDIKVPVIAYTTFYPAEEYHQDYSKKNPVHYNLYRAGSGRSKFIESTWGTLTKIFGFAKEDIEQSSKTCSIKLDRSEIKKKLTDLQYKVTQEDATERPFDNEYWDNKKPGIYVDVVTGEPLFSSSDKFDSGSGWPSFTQSIQDQTLIYNKDTKMFMTRTEVRSQQGDSHLGHVFDDGPGPTGKRYCINSAALRFIPADKLEQEGYSEFIKLFQAQ
- a CDS encoding phytanoyl-CoA dioxygenase family protein, with product MLLLEEIESKEFWKGFDQDFHIEELEAATAAQIDSLESSKEVLKKEGYYHYQEAGLQFNYTGACTLIKALVQMKLPPIFVLVYDEFWQLQNQLGNIVSNILGKDAKLIPAIWAWCVETNSENIERHENNAEYNRSIYSSFIEPHRDKGKISLNPDGSAKSLTTWIPLNEANPLNSCIHLVPAHKDRNYNTETQDNWNFNFADIRALPAKPGDVLIWNQAVLHWGSMPAARDGQEPRISIGFDYVAKPEGVNYPIDYMPSFEERRYLIAVQIMQYIHKMETNEAIVEFIKKYRLCEEH